The Mercenaria mercenaria strain notata chromosome 10, MADL_Memer_1, whole genome shotgun sequence genome contains a region encoding:
- the LOC123559871 gene encoding uncharacterized protein LOC123559871 isoform X2, translated as MENSCADIYKADITRTSGVFTIHNRQGQGYHVYCDIHDGYGYTYVSPATRVAVNIADLTEGNNKSHVLIRDRRTNGKQYVAWIEQLSQYASVPLSIQYNAHANYAGFVNGKMSPYIYLGFMPTSRIHKGEVHGYRVNGHDVTYRNCDGNPNSYFVFLFNKNNLAVTSYSTDNALIHKWVDLANEVPSSQNIPSTFFSEYETHFGGCGGFATTHVIPQVTGAALGIRYNIACPTPADIQHGTKRVSGNRMVGSSVTYTCNGGYNMLNGDSTRTCSKTGKWTGSLPFCGQFPCDSQPCQNGGFCFAGPESTYVCECQPEYGGTYCQNRIQGGK; from the exons ATGGAAA atTCATGCGCCGACATCTATAAAGCGGACATAACTAGGACCAGCGGGGTTTTCACAATACATAATcgacaaggtcaaggttaccacGTATACTGTGACATACATGACGGCTATGGTTACACTTACGTTTCCCCGGCAACGAGAGTAGCTGTGAACATTGCAGATCTTACTGAAGGCAATAATAAAAGTCATGTTCTAATCCGTGATCGTAGAACAAACGGAAAACAATACGTCGCATGGATCGAGCAACTTTCACAATATGCCAGCGTTCCCTTGTCAATTCAGTACAACGCCCATGCGAACTATGCTGGATTTGTAAATGGCAAAATGTCACcatatatatatttagggtttaTGCCGACTTCGAGAATACACAAGGGTGAAGTTCATGGTTACAG GGTTAACGGACATGACGTTACGTACAGAAACTGTGACGGCAACCCTAATAGCTACTTTGTCTTTCTGTTCAACAAGAACAACCTCGCAGTAACAAGCTACAGCACAGATAACGCACTGATTCATAAATGGGTCGATCTAGCTAATGAAGTACCCTCAAGTCAAAATATTCCTAGTACATTTTTCTCCGAATATGAAACTCATTTTGGCGGGTGCGGCGGCTTTGCAACAACGCATGTAATCCCACAAGTGACAGGAGCTGCTCTTGGAATAAGATACA ACATTGCCTGTCCCACACCTGCTGATATACAACATGGTACCAAACGTGTATCTGGAAATCGAATGGTTGGTAGTTCGGTAACGTACACTTGTAACGGAGGTTACAACATGCTTAACGGTGATTCCACACGGACCTGCTCTAAAACCGGAAAATGGACAGGGTCACTTCCATTTTGTGGAC AATTTCCGTGTGACAGCCAACCGTGTCAAAATGGCGGTTTTTGCTTTGCTGGACCGGAATCTACCTACGTCTGTGAATGCCAGCCGGAGTATGGAGGAACGTACTGTCAAAACAGAATTCAAGGTggaaaatga
- the LOC123559871 gene encoding uncharacterized protein LOC123559871 isoform X1, with product MDAKIILKGLLLILLIGIFEIQVFAAGQPHSCADIYKADITRTSGVFTIHNRQGQGYHVYCDIHDGYGYTYVSPATRVAVNIADLTEGNNKSHVLIRDRRTNGKQYVAWIEQLSQYASVPLSIQYNAHANYAGFVNGKMSPYIYLGFMPTSRIHKGEVHGYRVNGHDVTYRNCDGNPNSYFVFLFNKNNLAVTSYSTDNALIHKWVDLANEVPSSQNIPSTFFSEYETHFGGCGGFATTHVIPQVTGAALGIRYNIACPTPADIQHGTKRVSGNRMVGSSVTYTCNGGYNMLNGDSTRTCSKTGKWTGSLPFCGQFPCDSQPCQNGGFCFAGPESTYVCECQPEYGGTYCQNRIQGGK from the exons ATGGATGCTAAAATAATCCTCAAAGGATTGCTTCTTATTCTTCTTATCGGCATATTTGAAATACAAGTTTTCGCAGCTGGACAGCCAC atTCATGCGCCGACATCTATAAAGCGGACATAACTAGGACCAGCGGGGTTTTCACAATACATAATcgacaaggtcaaggttaccacGTATACTGTGACATACATGACGGCTATGGTTACACTTACGTTTCCCCGGCAACGAGAGTAGCTGTGAACATTGCAGATCTTACTGAAGGCAATAATAAAAGTCATGTTCTAATCCGTGATCGTAGAACAAACGGAAAACAATACGTCGCATGGATCGAGCAACTTTCACAATATGCCAGCGTTCCCTTGTCAATTCAGTACAACGCCCATGCGAACTATGCTGGATTTGTAAATGGCAAAATGTCACcatatatatatttagggtttaTGCCGACTTCGAGAATACACAAGGGTGAAGTTCATGGTTACAG GGTTAACGGACATGACGTTACGTACAGAAACTGTGACGGCAACCCTAATAGCTACTTTGTCTTTCTGTTCAACAAGAACAACCTCGCAGTAACAAGCTACAGCACAGATAACGCACTGATTCATAAATGGGTCGATCTAGCTAATGAAGTACCCTCAAGTCAAAATATTCCTAGTACATTTTTCTCCGAATATGAAACTCATTTTGGCGGGTGCGGCGGCTTTGCAACAACGCATGTAATCCCACAAGTGACAGGAGCTGCTCTTGGAATAAGATACA ACATTGCCTGTCCCACACCTGCTGATATACAACATGGTACCAAACGTGTATCTGGAAATCGAATGGTTGGTAGTTCGGTAACGTACACTTGTAACGGAGGTTACAACATGCTTAACGGTGATTCCACACGGACCTGCTCTAAAACCGGAAAATGGACAGGGTCACTTCCATTTTGTGGAC AATTTCCGTGTGACAGCCAACCGTGTCAAAATGGCGGTTTTTGCTTTGCTGGACCGGAATCTACCTACGTCTGTGAATGCCAGCCGGAGTATGGAGGAACGTACTGTCAAAACAGAATTCAAGGTggaaaatga